One Actinomycetota bacterium genomic window, CTCCTGGGTGGACATCCCCGGCCACGGGATGAACAAGATCAACACCGCCCTGCACTACGGAGGACCGAAGCTGATGGTGGACACCATCGAGGCCATCACCGGTATCCACATCGACTTCTACGTGCTGACGACGTTCGGCGGGCTCACGGACATGGTCAACAGCGTCGGCGGCGTCACCGTGGACGTGCCCTACCCCATGCACGACCACTACTCCGGGGCAGACTTCGAGCCCGGCCCGATCCACATGGACGGCCAGCAGGCCCTGGCGTTCGCCCGGGACCGCCACGACGTCCCCAACGGCGACCTCAGCCGGTCGGCGGACCAGGGCATCCTGTTCCTGTCGGCGCTGGCGGAGTTCCGGGGCGACTTCGACAAGAGCCCGAGCAGCCTGCTCACGTGGATGGGGGCCGGGCTGCGGAACATCGAGACCGACCTGCCGTTCGAGGAGATGCTGAAGCTCGCCTTCACCGCCGCCGAGGTCACGCCGGCCAAGGTGAAGAACCTGGTGGTGCCGGCGACGCTCGGGACCGTCGGCGCGGCCAGCGTGGTGTTCATCTCCAGCTCGGCCCAGGCCATCTACACCAACATGAGGGACGACGGGCTGGTCAACTGAAGAGCGCTCGCTACCGCGCCCGGGCCACCAGATAGAGCACGAATCCGACGTACAGGGCGCCCTGGAGCAGGAGCAGCCTCGGCCCCATCCGCCCTCGGACCACCAGGGTCACGTAGAGCAGCGCTCCGGCCCCGAGCGCCACCAGCGCGGCGACCAGCGACTCGTGCGACAGCCTCCACGGGGTGAACAGCAACCCGATGGCGACCGGGAACACCGCCTGAAACACCATCGCCCCCGTGATGTTGCCGACGGCCAGGGTGTCCTTGCCTCGCCGGGCCCAGATCACGCTGGCGTTGAAGATCTCGGGGAGCTCGGTGGCGACCGGGGCGACCAGTAGCGCGAAGGGAAGCGGCCGGACGTGGAACTGGCCTGCCAGGTCGGTCACCACCGCGACGAACAGGCGGGCTCCGGCCACGATCACGGCCAGCCCGGCCAGCGTCTGGAGCACGCTGGCCCAGGTGGGCGGCTTCCCGCGCACGCCTCGAACCGCGAGCCCGCGCAGGTACAGCGGCTTGATCTCGCCGGCGGCCTCCTGCTCGACATCCCGTTCCACGGGACCGCGGAAGTGCCTTCGCACGTACAGGCCGTACGCGACCACGAGGGCCCCGGCCAGGACCCAGTGGAACGGCTTCCAGTGCCACAGGCCGGCCACGACCGCCAGGGAGAAGAGCATCAGGAAGACCCCGAGATCCAGGCGGGGGACCCGGGGGTTGGCGCGGATGTCGCGGCTTCGCCGGCCCGTCGCGGAGTAAACCAGCACGGTCAGGCCGAGGACGAACATGGCCAGGGTGGTGAGCATGAAGGGCGCCCCCAGGATGGCCCCGACGCCGATCTCCTTCCCGGTGCCGTGGCCGAGCATGATGGCGATGAGGGGCAGGACCGTCTCCGGGAGCGCGGTGCCCACCGCGGCCAGCACGCTGCCGATCGCGCCCTGGGAGAGCCCGAAGCCATCCCCCACCCACTCCACTCCGTTCGTGAACAGCTCCGCGCCGCCCAAGATCACCCCGAGCGCCACGACCAGCAGGACCCAGTCCACTGAGCGCCGATCCTAGCCCGCCCAGCGACGTGCCTGGGTCC contains:
- a CDS encoding LCP family protein — translated: MRRRVAFVAASLAMWVAGSTLGTTPIQQAAALPFMTIGAAHSAQLLPALDGKKPVFILALGTDTRKHNDIGCGCADSIHLIGIDPRKRNATVLGFPRDSWVDIPGHGMNKINTALHYGGPKLMVDTIEAITGIHIDFYVLTTFGGLTDMVNSVGGVTVDVPYPMHDHYSGADFEPGPIHMDGQQALAFARDRHDVPNGDLSRSADQGILFLSALAEFRGDFDKSPSSLLTWMGAGLRNIETDLPFEEMLKLAFTAAEVTPAKVKNLVVPATLGTVGAASVVFISSSAQAIYTNMRDDGLVN
- a CDS encoding sodium:calcium antiporter, with product MDWVLLVVALGVILGGAELFTNGVEWVGDGFGLSQGAIGSVLAAVGTALPETVLPLIAIMLGHGTGKEIGVGAILGAPFMLTTLAMFVLGLTVLVYSATGRRSRDIRANPRVPRLDLGVFLMLFSLAVVAGLWHWKPFHWVLAGALVVAYGLYVRRHFRGPVERDVEQEAAGEIKPLYLRGLAVRGVRGKPPTWASVLQTLAGLAVIVAGARLFVAVVTDLAGQFHVRPLPFALLVAPVATELPEIFNASVIWARRGKDTLAVGNITGAMVFQAVFPVAIGLLFTPWRLSHESLVAALVALGAGALLYVTLVVRGRMGPRLLLLQGALYVGFVLYLVARAR